The following are encoded together in the Flavobacterium haoranii genome:
- a CDS encoding glycosyltransferase family 2 protein codes for MTGNFNIDFGIEIFNYFILFFAISVMASYVVLAMISAYGLKKYLKHNRYVNYDSLLVLQDAPKVSLLAPAYNEGRTIEENVKSLLGIKYNNFEVIVINDGSKDNSIEVLVKAFDLVVSNAVYKAEIPTKNVRAIYKSTNPVYSNLVVIDKENGRKADALNTGINFATNPYVVCIDVDCIMDKDVLLKLAKPFLEYSDKRIIATGGVVRIANSCEIKSGKLVRVFAPENYLARIQVLEYLRAFILGRMAWSHMDGLLLISGAFGMFDREIVIAAGGYNPKTVGEDMELVVRMRRYMIETKQEYRIQYIPDPLCWTEAPESFQILRKQRSRWTRGTIETLWIHRKMLFNPKYKILGMLSFPYWFLYEFLAPIIEATGLLITFLFAYLGILKWSFFIWLILFVYSFAVMFSFMALYAEESTFKRYQTYTDLFKLVGVALIEPIYFHPFTVYAALRGNYEKLKGSHGWGEMTRKGFAKTS; via the coding sequence ATGACAGGAAATTTTAATATAGATTTTGGAATTGAAATATTTAACTATTTCATTTTATTCTTTGCCATTTCGGTAATGGCTTCCTATGTTGTTTTGGCAATGATTTCTGCCTACGGATTAAAGAAGTATTTAAAGCACAACCGTTATGTAAATTACGATTCGTTATTGGTTTTACAAGATGCTCCAAAAGTCTCTTTATTGGCTCCAGCATATAATGAAGGACGAACTATCGAAGAAAATGTAAAATCGCTTTTAGGAATTAAATACAATAATTTTGAAGTAATTGTTATTAACGACGGAAGTAAAGATAATTCGATTGAAGTTTTGGTAAAAGCTTTCGATTTGGTAGTGTCAAATGCTGTTTATAAAGCGGAAATTCCAACCAAAAATGTTCGAGCAATTTACAAGTCTACAAATCCTGTTTATTCAAATTTAGTAGTTATCGATAAAGAAAATGGTAGAAAAGCAGATGCTTTAAATACAGGAATAAATTTTGCAACTAATCCTTATGTAGTTTGTATTGATGTCGATTGTATTATGGATAAAGATGTTTTACTCAAACTAGCAAAACCTTTTTTAGAATATTCCGATAAGCGAATTATTGCAACAGGCGGAGTAGTGCGTATTGCAAATTCTTGCGAGATTAAATCGGGAAAACTGGTTCGTGTTTTTGCACCTGAAAATTATTTAGCGCGCATTCAAGTTTTAGAATATTTAAGAGCTTTTATTTTAGGAAGAATGGCTTGGTCTCACATGGATGGATTGTTGCTGATTAGTGGTGCTTTCGGAATGTTTGATAGAGAAATTGTAATTGCAGCAGGTGGTTATAATCCTAAAACAGTTGGAGAAGACATGGAATTAGTAGTGCGAATGCGTCGTTACATGATTGAAACCAAACAAGAATATCGCATTCAATACATTCCAGATCCGTTGTGTTGGACAGAAGCACCGGAGAGTTTTCAAATTTTAAGAAAACAACGCAGTCGTTGGACACGAGGAACTATAGAAACTCTTTGGATTCATCGTAAAATGCTATTCAATCCTAAATATAAAATTTTAGGAATGTTGAGTTTTCCGTATTGGTTTTTATATGAATTTTTAGCACCAATTATTGAAGCTACCGGGTTATTAATCACTTTTCTGTTTGCCTATTTAGGAATTTTAAAATGGTCATTTTTCATTTGGTTGATACTATTTGTGTATTCATTTGCCGTCATGTTTTCATTTATGGCGTTATATGCTGAGGAATCTACATTTAAACGCTATCAAACCTATACCGATTTGTTTAAACTAGTGGGTGTAGCATTAATAGAGCCTATTTATTTTCATCCTTTTACCGTTTATGCTGCACTTCGTGGAAATTATGAAAAACTAAAAGGTTCGCACGGTTGGGGAGAAATGACACGCAAAGGTTTTGCTAAAACATCCTAA
- a CDS encoding peptidylprolyl isomerase, translated as MKFINKLFALTLLFTTVTFAQPKKTKIDGVIGVVGEYVILDSDIDLEYIQLKAQGVDIKNITRCELFGKSLEDKLYAHQAIQDSIVVTDQEVTDFMGQQIDAMVEQVGSMDKVIKFYNKKDEADFKSYFFDVIKMNKLTSQMQKKIIDEVEITPEEVRNFFKEIPEDEKPVFGAEVEVAQIVIKPKVTEEERKKVIDKLKEIRQDVLNGSSFFTKAVLFSQDPGSSSNGGYYKMNRKTPFVKEFKDVAFSLNEGEISEPFETDFGFHIIYVEKIKGQEIELRHILIAPKVSNEAVAEAKVEVEKIREKIVNGEITFSDAAKSSSDEKETKNNGGVLFNPRTMETKFELTKMDPALYNQIVDLKVGEISQPIYDQDERGNKYYKILTVNSKLPEHKADYANDYLKIKELALKDKQIKAISKWMDEKIQETYVKIDKEYQECDFTNNWLKK; from the coding sequence ATGAAATTTATAAATAAATTATTTGCCCTTACCCTTTTATTTACAACTGTTACATTTGCTCAACCTAAAAAAACTAAAATTGACGGAGTTATTGGAGTTGTAGGAGAATATGTAATTTTAGACTCTGATATTGACTTAGAATACATTCAATTAAAAGCACAAGGAGTAGATATTAAAAATATTACACGTTGCGAACTTTTCGGAAAATCACTTGAGGATAAATTATATGCACACCAAGCTATTCAAGATAGTATTGTAGTTACAGATCAAGAAGTTACTGATTTCATGGGTCAACAAATCGATGCTATGGTAGAGCAAGTAGGTTCTATGGATAAAGTAATTAAATTCTATAATAAAAAAGATGAAGCCGATTTCAAAAGTTATTTCTTTGACGTTATTAAAATGAATAAATTAACGTCTCAAATGCAAAAGAAAATTATTGATGAAGTTGAGATTACACCAGAAGAAGTACGTAATTTCTTTAAAGAAATTCCAGAAGATGAGAAACCTGTTTTTGGTGCTGAAGTAGAAGTAGCTCAAATCGTTATTAAACCTAAAGTAACAGAAGAAGAAAGAAAAAAAGTTATCGATAAGTTAAAGGAAATTCGTCAAGATGTACTAAACGGCTCAAGTTTCTTTACAAAAGCAGTTTTATTTTCTCAAGATCCAGGTTCTAGTTCAAATGGTGGTTATTATAAAATGAATAGAAAAACACCTTTTGTAAAAGAATTTAAAGATGTAGCTTTTAGTTTGAATGAAGGTGAAATTTCAGAACCTTTTGAAACAGATTTTGGTTTCCATATTATTTATGTAGAAAAAATTAAAGGGCAAGAAATTGAGCTGAGACACATTTTAATTGCACCTAAAGTTTCTAATGAAGCTGTTGCTGAAGCAAAAGTTGAAGTGGAAAAAATTAGAGAGAAAATTGTTAATGGCGAAATCACTTTTTCAGATGCTGCTAAATCATCATCAGATGAAAAAGAAACAAAAAATAATGGAGGCGTTTTATTTAATCCTAGAACCATGGAAACTAAGTTCGAGTTAACTAAAATGGATCCAGCTTTATACAACCAAATTGTTGATTTAAAAGTGGGCGAAATTTCACAACCTATTTACGATCAAGATGAAAGAGGAAATAAATACTATAAAATTCTAACAGTAAATAGTAAACTTCCAGAGCATAAAGCAGACTATGCTAACGATTATTTAAAAATTAAAGAATTAGCGCTTAAAGACAAACAAATCAAAGCAATTTCTAAGTGGATGGATGAAAAAATTCAAGAAACTTATGTAAAAATTGACAAAGAATACCAAGAATGTGATTTTACTAATAACTGGTTGAAAAAATAA
- a CDS encoding AAA family ATPase, producing the protein MSDVATIQHLVEKQKQLKAEIRKVIVGQDEVVNQIVLSVFSGGHALLIGVPGLAKTLMVNTIAQALGLNFKRIQFTPDLMPSDILGSEILDENRTFKFIKGPIFSNIILADEINRTPPKTQAALLEAMQERAVTVAGHHYKLDLPYFVLATQNPIEQEGTYPLPEAQLDRFMFAIKLDYPSFEEEIQVVKATTTDVKVKVDALFTADEIVNFQNVIRKIPVADNVIEYAVTLVSKTRPDNKLAPDFVKTYIDWGAGPRASQNLILAAKTQAALNGKFSPDIEDVQAVATGILRHRIVKNYKADAEGISVEELIKKLF; encoded by the coding sequence ATGTCTGACGTAGCAACAATCCAACATTTAGTAGAAAAACAAAAGCAGTTAAAAGCAGAAATTAGAAAAGTAATTGTTGGACAAGATGAAGTTGTAAATCAAATTGTTTTAAGTGTTTTTTCAGGTGGTCATGCACTTTTAATTGGTGTTCCGGGTTTAGCTAAAACATTAATGGTAAACACTATTGCACAAGCTTTAGGATTGAATTTTAAAAGAATTCAGTTTACACCCGATTTGATGCCTTCAGATATTTTGGGAAGTGAGATATTAGATGAAAATAGGACTTTTAAATTTATAAAAGGGCCAATTTTCTCAAACATTATTTTAGCTGATGAGATTAATAGAACGCCGCCAAAAACCCAAGCAGCACTTTTAGAAGCCATGCAAGAAAGAGCGGTAACAGTTGCCGGACATCATTATAAATTAGATTTACCTTACTTCGTTTTAGCAACTCAAAATCCAATTGAGCAAGAAGGAACTTATCCATTACCAGAAGCGCAATTAGACCGATTTATGTTTGCAATTAAACTAGATTATCCTTCATTCGAAGAAGAAATTCAAGTTGTAAAAGCTACTACAACTGATGTTAAAGTAAAAGTTGATGCATTGTTTACTGCAGATGAAATTGTGAATTTTCAAAATGTAATTAGAAAAATTCCAGTGGCCGATAATGTTATTGAATATGCAGTGACTCTAGTTAGTAAAACACGTCCTGATAATAAATTAGCACCGGATTTTGTAAAAACTTATATCGATTGGGGTGCAGGACCTCGAGCTTCTCAAAATTTAATTTTAGCCGCAAAAACACAAGCTGCTTTAAATGGAAAATTTTCTCCAGATATTGAAGATGTTCAAGCGGTAGCAACTGGGATTTTAAGACATCGTATTGTGAAAAATTATAAAGCTGATGCTGAAGGAATTTCTGTTGAAGAATTAATTAAGAAATTATTTTAG
- a CDS encoding bifunctional aconitate hydratase 2/2-methylisocitrate dehydratase, translated as MDSDIQKNVYNDYIKEIEERKTQGLHPKPIDGAELLDAIIAQIKDSNSTNREDSLKFFIYNTLPGTTPAAGVKAKFLKEIIIGESVVSEITPVFAFELLSHMKGGPSIEVLLDLALGNEEVIAKQAAEVLKTQVFLYDADMARLKEAFEKGNAVAKAILESYAKAEFFTKLPEVAEEIKVVTFVAGEGDISTDLLSPGNQAHSRSDRELHGKCMITPEAQAEIKALQAQHPDKSVMLIAEKGTMGVGSSRMSGVNNVALWTGKQASPYVPFVNFAPIVGGTNGISPIFLTTVDVTGGIGIDLKNWVKKTDANGELVRDENGEPILEQVYSVATGTVLTINTKTKKLYNGDKELIDISKAFTPQKMEFIKAGGSYAIVFGKKLQTFAAKTLGIEAPVVFAPSKEISIEGQGLTAVEKIFNRNAVGTTPGKVLHAGSDVRVEVNIVGSQDTTGLMTAQELESMAATTISPIVDGAYQSGCHTASVWDKKAQTNIPKLMKFMNDFGLITARDPKGVYHSMTDVIHKVLNDITVDEWAIIIGGDSHTRMSKGVAFGADSGTVALALATGEASMPIPESVKVTFKGEMKSYMDFRDVVHATQAQMLHQFGGENVFQGRVIEVHIGTLTADQAFTFTDWTAEMKAKASICISEDATLIESLEIAKGRIQIMIDKGMDNAKGVLKGLIEKADKRIAEIQSGSKPALTPDANAKYYAEVVVDLDQIAEPMIADPDVNNIDVSKRYTHDTIRPLSYYGGDKKVDLGFIGSCMVHKGDMKILAQMLKNIEKQQGKVEFKAPLVVAPPTYNIVDELKAEGDWEVLQKYSGFEFDDNAPKAIARTEYENMLYLERPGCNLCMGNQEKAAKGDTVMATSTRLFQGRVVEDSAEKKGESLLSSTPVVVLSTILGRTPNIEEYTAAVDGINLTKFAPPHKQLVR; from the coding sequence ATGGATTCTGATATTCAAAAGAATGTTTACAACGATTACATCAAGGAAATAGAAGAACGTAAAACACAAGGTCTTCATCCCAAACCTATCGATGGTGCAGAATTATTAGACGCAATTATTGCACAAATTAAAGATTCAAATAGCACAAATCGCGAAGATTCACTTAAGTTTTTTATCTATAATACTTTACCTGGAACTACTCCAGCAGCTGGTGTTAAAGCAAAATTTTTAAAAGAAATTATTATTGGCGAGTCAGTAGTAAGTGAAATTACACCTGTTTTTGCTTTCGAATTGTTGTCTCACATGAAAGGTGGTCCTTCAATTGAAGTATTACTAGATTTAGCTTTAGGTAATGAAGAAGTTATTGCAAAACAAGCGGCTGAAGTTTTAAAAACTCAGGTATTTTTATACGATGCTGATATGGCGCGTTTAAAAGAAGCTTTTGAAAAAGGCAATGCTGTAGCTAAAGCTATTTTAGAAAGTTATGCAAAAGCAGAGTTCTTTACAAAACTTCCTGAAGTAGCGGAAGAAATTAAAGTAGTTACTTTTGTTGCTGGCGAAGGAGATATCTCAACCGATTTACTTTCTCCTGGTAACCAAGCGCACTCGCGTTCTGACCGTGAATTACACGGAAAATGTATGATTACGCCTGAAGCTCAAGCAGAAATTAAAGCGTTACAAGCACAACATCCAGATAAATCAGTAATGTTAATTGCTGAAAAAGGTACAATGGGTGTAGGTTCTTCACGTATGTCTGGGGTTAACAACGTAGCACTTTGGACAGGAAAACAAGCAAGTCCTTATGTGCCTTTTGTAAACTTTGCTCCAATCGTAGGTGGTACAAACGGAATTTCCCCAATTTTCTTAACTACAGTTGACGTAACAGGTGGAATCGGAATCGATTTAAAAAACTGGGTTAAAAAAACAGATGCAAACGGAGAATTAGTTCGCGATGAAAATGGAGAGCCAATTTTAGAGCAAGTATATTCAGTTGCTACAGGTACAGTTTTAACTATCAATACCAAAACAAAAAAATTATATAATGGAGATAAAGAATTGATTGATATATCAAAAGCTTTCACTCCTCAAAAAATGGAATTTATCAAAGCAGGTGGTTCTTATGCTATCGTATTTGGTAAAAAACTACAAACATTTGCTGCAAAAACTCTAGGAATTGAAGCTCCAGTTGTATTTGCTCCTTCAAAAGAAATTTCAATCGAAGGCCAAGGACTTACAGCGGTAGAAAAAATCTTCAACAGAAATGCAGTAGGAACTACTCCAGGAAAAGTATTGCATGCAGGATCAGATGTTCGAGTAGAAGTAAATATTGTAGGTTCTCAAGATACAACAGGTTTAATGACTGCCCAAGAGTTAGAATCTATGGCGGCTACAACAATTTCACCTATTGTTGACGGAGCTTATCAATCAGGTTGTCATACCGCTTCAGTTTGGGATAAAAAAGCACAAACCAATATTCCGAAGTTGATGAAATTTATGAACGATTTCGGGTTAATTACGGCTCGTGACCCAAAAGGAGTGTATCATTCAATGACCGACGTTATTCACAAAGTTTTAAATGATATTACGGTTGATGAGTGGGCAATTATTATTGGAGGTGACTCTCATACTCGTATGTCAAAAGGTGTTGCGTTCGGTGCAGATTCAGGAACTGTCGCGCTTGCTTTAGCAACTGGTGAGGCTTCTATGCCAATTCCAGAATCAGTAAAAGTAACATTTAAGGGGGAAATGAAATCGTATATGGATTTCCGCGATGTCGTTCACGCTACACAAGCTCAAATGTTGCACCAATTTGGGGGTGAAAACGTATTCCAAGGTAGAGTTATTGAAGTTCACATTGGAACATTAACTGCAGACCAAGCGTTTACATTTACTGACTGGACTGCTGAAATGAAAGCAAAAGCTTCAATCTGTATTTCTGAAGACGCTACTTTAATTGAATCATTAGAAATTGCTAAAGGTAGAATCCAAATCATGATCGATAAGGGCATGGATAATGCTAAAGGTGTATTGAAAGGTTTAATTGAAAAAGCAGATAAGAGAATTGCTGAAATTCAGTCGGGATCAAAACCTGCTTTAACGCCAGATGCTAATGCTAAATATTATGCTGAAGTAGTGGTTGATTTGGATCAAATTGCAGAACCTATGATCGCTGACCCAGATGTAAATAATATCGATGTTTCTAAACGTTATACGCACGATACCATCAGACCATTATCATATTATGGTGGAGATAAAAAAGTAGATCTTGGATTCATCGGATCTTGTATGGTACACAAAGGCGATATGAAAATCTTAGCTCAGATGCTGAAAAATATTGAGAAACAACAAGGTAAAGTGGAATTCAAAGCGCCTTTAGTTGTTGCTCCTCCAACATACAACATCGTTGATGAATTAAAAGCAGAAGGTGATTGGGAAGTGTTACAAAAATATTCAGGTTTTGAATTTGATGATAATGCACCAAAAGCTATTGCGCGTACAGAATACGAAAACATGTTGTATTTAGAGCGTCCAGGTTGTAACCTTTGTATGGGTAACCAAGAAAAAGCTGCTAAAGGAGATACAGTTATGGCAACATCTACACGTTTATTCCAAGGAAGAGTTGTAGAAGATTCTGCTGAGAAAAAAGGAGAATCGTTACTATCTTCAACACCAGTTGTTGTCTTGTCAACAATTTTAGGAAGAACTCCTAATATTGAAGAATATACTGCAGCTGTTGATGGTATTAACTTGACAAAGTTTGCGCCACCGCACAAACAATTAGTTAGATAA
- a CDS encoding acyltransferase family protein: protein MNNVENANDKRIFGLDVIRASAIFFVFFSHIHYLIGSNNELLISLSGIFGYFGVELFFGLSGFLIGSILINLYLEEKFNLTTIISFLKRRWLRTLPNYYLVLFLNIMIALYFEFNLDNWFKYLLFFQNFYDYSITFFTESWSLSIEEFAYLFSPIILFTIHKFSNNKKWSFLTSILLLIITVHFFRYFNYLNSNIKDLFIWNESVKAVVVYRLDAILFGFLAAWFIKFYKNEIGKFKMLLLLIAILLFFVQFFQLSQILTIQNTSLYFNVFYFTLTSITILCLLPFFILWKRTSNIIGKSITWVSKISYSIYLLHYSVISVLLKFFILNSKLIISDAVLIASYTILTTFFSFLLYQFFEKPILNWRDKIRK, encoded by the coding sequence ATGAACAATGTTGAAAACGCAAATGATAAAAGAATTTTTGGTTTAGATGTAATTCGTGCATCTGCAATATTTTTTGTTTTCTTTTCACATATTCATTATTTAATTGGTTCCAATAATGAATTATTAATTTCATTAAGTGGAATTTTTGGATATTTTGGAGTTGAATTATTTTTTGGATTAAGCGGATTTTTAATTGGCTCTATTTTAATTAATCTTTATCTCGAAGAAAAATTTAATTTAACAACAATTATTTCTTTTTTGAAAAGAAGATGGTTAAGAACGCTTCCTAACTATTATTTAGTATTATTTCTTAATATTATGATTGCGTTATATTTTGAATTTAATCTTGATAATTGGTTTAAATATTTACTCTTCTTTCAAAATTTTTATGATTATTCTATTACTTTTTTTACAGAATCTTGGAGTTTATCTATTGAAGAATTTGCTTATTTATTTTCGCCAATAATTTTATTTACAATTCATAAGTTTTCTAATAACAAGAAATGGAGTTTTTTAACAAGTATCTTGTTGCTCATTATTACAGTTCACTTTTTTAGATATTTCAATTATCTCAACAGCAATATAAAAGATTTGTTTATTTGGAACGAAAGTGTAAAAGCAGTTGTTGTTTATAGATTAGATGCGATCCTTTTTGGGTTTTTAGCAGCTTGGTTTATAAAGTTTTACAAAAATGAAATTGGAAAATTTAAAATGTTATTATTGCTAATAGCAATCCTTTTATTTTTTGTTCAATTTTTTCAATTAAGCCAAATTCTGACTATTCAAAATACTAGTTTATATTTTAATGTGTTTTATTTTACTTTAACTTCAATCACAATTTTGTGTTTGTTGCCATTTTTTATTCTTTGGAAAAGAACTTCTAATATTATTGGTAAAAGTATTACTTGGGTAAGTAAAATATCATACAGTATTTACCTATTGCATTATAGTGTAATTTCTGTTTTACTGAAGTTTTTTATTTTAAATTCAAAATTGATAATCAGTGATGCTGTCTTAATAGCTAGCTATACTATTTTAACAACTTTTTTTTCATTCCTATTATACCAATTTTTTGAAAAACCAATTTTAAATTGGAGAGACAAAATAAGGAAATAG
- a CDS encoding peptidylprolyl isomerase — MKKHNLVLLVLVLFSTQLFSQKALFKIDDKPFYTDEFLRVYNKNLDLVKDESQKDLNAYLDLYIGYKLKVEKAKKLGLQNEEKYKGELNSYRTQLAKTYLNDVKVTKQLVDEAYDRMKQEVKASHILVLIKDGALPKDTLDSYKRISDLRNRILKGEKFDEVAKKFSEDPSAKTNGGDLGYFSAFKMVYPFENEAFNTPVGGISKIFRTRFGYHILRVDDKRPNRGEVTVAHIMLLNPKDANPEKEAEVKNTIDDIYKKIQQGESFEALANQFSDDKSTSTNGGKLQRFASGQLTSQEFENVAFSLKEKGEISQPFQSQFGWHIVKLIDKFPVKSLEEVQSELENKVKKDERSILITNSLAKKLQSKYSIEKNNKLYAQVVKAVSEDFYKQSWERPTDVKSFNESLLTIDKKKKFSANDFLEFVETQQKLHIQTRPVTTLVDELYEKWFENELLKYYDDNLENEIPEFRYVMDEYRDGLLLFDLMEKEIWDKAKTDSIGLEKFYNMNKANYMWKKRFDVDIYSSTDEKIVAKAQNYIKKGKSIEYIKEKLNKDGKVNIMVKSGIYEEDYDVLPELKPTKKGTSDVVKKGEYFFVANVKEIKPETTKTIEECKGKLISDYQQYLENNWVSDLKKEFKVSVDNNVFDEVKSQVKK, encoded by the coding sequence ATGAAAAAACATAACCTAGTATTATTAGTATTAGTTTTATTTTCAACGCAATTGTTTTCTCAAAAAGCACTTTTTAAAATTGATGATAAACCTTTTTATACAGATGAATTTTTAAGGGTTTACAACAAAAACTTAGATTTAGTAAAAGACGAATCTCAAAAAGATTTAAATGCTTATCTAGATCTTTACATAGGTTATAAATTAAAAGTAGAGAAAGCTAAAAAATTAGGTTTACAAAACGAAGAAAAATATAAAGGAGAGTTAAATTCATATAGAACTCAACTTGCTAAAACATATTTAAATGATGTAAAAGTTACCAAACAACTTGTTGATGAGGCTTATGATAGAATGAAACAAGAGGTAAAAGCATCACATATTTTAGTTCTAATTAAAGATGGCGCTTTACCAAAAGATACTTTAGATTCATACAAAAGGATTTCCGATTTAAGAAATAGAATTTTAAAAGGTGAAAAGTTTGATGAGGTTGCTAAAAAATTCTCTGAAGATCCTTCAGCAAAAACAAATGGTGGCGATTTAGGTTATTTTTCGGCTTTCAAAATGGTTTATCCATTCGAAAATGAAGCCTTCAATACGCCTGTTGGTGGAATTTCAAAAATTTTCAGAACACGTTTTGGTTATCATATTTTAAGAGTTGATGATAAAAGACCAAACAGAGGTGAAGTAACAGTTGCTCATATTATGTTATTGAATCCAAAAGATGCAAATCCTGAAAAAGAAGCAGAAGTTAAAAATACTATTGACGATATTTATAAAAAAATACAACAAGGTGAAAGTTTTGAAGCTTTAGCAAATCAATTTTCAGATGATAAATCAACATCAACAAACGGTGGAAAATTACAACGTTTTGCTTCAGGACAATTAACTTCACAAGAATTTGAAAATGTTGCATTTTCTTTAAAAGAAAAAGGCGAAATTTCTCAACCATTTCAATCACAATTCGGTTGGCATATTGTAAAGTTAATCGATAAATTTCCAGTAAAATCTTTAGAAGAAGTTCAGTCAGAGCTTGAAAATAAAGTTAAAAAAGACGAGCGTTCTATTTTAATTACAAATTCGCTAGCAAAAAAATTACAATCAAAATATTCAATTGAGAAAAACAACAAATTGTATGCACAAGTAGTTAAAGCAGTTTCAGAAGATTTTTATAAACAATCTTGGGAAAGACCAACAGATGTAAAAAGTTTTAATGAATCGTTATTAACAATTGATAAAAAGAAGAAATTCTCAGCTAACGACTTTTTAGAGTTTGTAGAAACGCAACAAAAATTACACATTCAAACGCGTCCAGTTACTACTTTAGTTGATGAATTATATGAAAAATGGTTCGAAAATGAATTGTTGAAGTATTATGACGACAATTTAGAAAATGAAATTCCAGAGTTTAGATATGTAATGGACGAATATAGAGACGGACTTTTATTGTTCGACTTAATGGAAAAAGAAATTTGGGATAAAGCAAAAACAGATAGTATTGGTCTTGAAAAATTCTATAACATGAACAAGGCTAACTATATGTGGAAAAAGCGTTTCGATGTAGATATTTATTCTTCAACAGATGAAAAAATAGTTGCTAAAGCGCAAAATTATATCAAGAAAGGAAAGTCTATTGAGTACATTAAAGAGAAGTTAAACAAAGATGGTAAAGTAAATATTATGGTGAAATCAGGTATTTATGAAGAAGATTATGATGTTTTACCAGAATTAAAACCAACTAAAAAAGGAACTTCAGATGTTGTTAAAAAAGGAGAATATTTCTTTGTTGCAAATGTGAAAGAAATTAAACCAGAAACAACTAAAACTATTGAAGAATGTAAAGGTAAATTGATAAGTGATTACCAACAATATTTGGAAAACAATTGGGTTTCTGATCTTAAAAAAGAATTTAAAGTTTCGGTAGATAATAATGTTTTTGACGAAGTTAAAAGTCAAGTAAAAAAATAA